The DNA window CCCTTAAGAATTACGAATCTTCTTCGCCGCTTTGACGCAGCGGCTGATCGGGGGAGCGGATGCCCGATCCGTCAGAGGGACAGACCAGTGAAGGTCCGCCCTCGACTGCCGGGAGTCCTACCAACCGGAGCGTGTGGTGTGGCGTCGTCCTCTTCCGCCGCCACCAAAGGAACCCCCGCGGCGATTGGCCGGACGGGACGCGGTCTGAACCGACGGTCGATTTCCACCGGACACCTGGTTCGGGCTTCGACCGCCGCCGCTCCGCGGCTGGCTGCGTCTCAGCTCGCCCCGGACCGGCGGAACCACCGCAAAGGGATGGGTTTCGTGGACCGGAATGGTCAGACGAATCAGCTTTTCGATGCTCTGCAGGTAATCGCGCTCCGTGGCGTCGCAAAAAGAGACGGCCAAGCCTTCGCTTCCCGCCCGGGCGGTCCGCCCGATCCGGTGGACATAGGATTCCGGCTCGTTGGGAAGTTCAAAGTTGATGACCAGGTCGATGCCCCGCACGTCAATGCCCCGGGCGGCAATATCCGTGGCGATGAGGACCCGGGTCCTCTGCTGCTTGAAATCCTCGAGTACCCTCTGACGGGCTCCCTGGGACTTCCCGCCATGAATGGCGGCGGCTTCAATCCCGTCCCGGCTCAGCTTCTTGACCAGTTTGTCCGCCCCGTGCTTGGTCCTCGAGAAGACGAGGACCTGATGGGACGCATGCTCGCCCAGCGTATGGACGAGAAGACGCAGTTTGTCATCCTTTTCCACGTGATAGACCCGCTGGGTCACCTTCTCCGCCGTGCTCGCGACCGGAGCCACATCCACCCGCTTGGGGGACTTCATGAAGGACTCGGCCAGGCGACGGATTGCCTCGGGCATGGTGGCGGAAAAGAGCATCGATTGCTGGCCGCCCGGCAACTGTTTCAGGACCCGCTTCACATCCGGGGCAAAACCCATGTCGAGCATGCGGTCGGCCTCATCGAGGACGAAGATCTCGACCGCACTCATCGACAGGTGACCCTGTTCGAAGAGATCGAGAAGACGCCCCGGCGTCGCCACCACGATGTCAACGCCTTCGCGCAGGGCCCGAACCTGGGGCTGCTGGCCGACCCCTCCGTAAATGACGGCACAGCGCAGATTGGTGAACTGACCGTAGAAACGGAAATTCTCCTCCACCTGAAGGGCCAGTTCCCGGGTCGGGGCAAGGATGAGAGCCCGGGGCAGCCCGCGGGTGCGTCGGGCGGTCCGTCCGCCCAGGCGCTGGAGAATGGGAAGAGCGAACGCGGCAGTCTTGCCGGTTCCGGTCTGGGCGCACCCGATCAGATCCAGGCCGCTCAGAAGAGTCGGAATGGCTCCGGCCTGGATCGGCGAAGGATGCGTGTAGCCCCTCTGGTTGAGAGCACGCATGAGC is part of the Opitutaceae bacterium genome and encodes:
- a CDS encoding DEAD/DEAH box helicase gives rise to the protein MNTDTSITFLSLGLNEPLMRALNQRGYTHPSPIQAGAIPTLLSGLDLIGCAQTGTGKTAAFALPILQRLGGRTARRTRGLPRALILAPTRELALQVEENFRFYGQFTNLRCAVIYGGVGQQPQVRALREGVDIVVATPGRLLDLFEQGHLSMSAVEIFVLDEADRMLDMGFAPDVKRVLKQLPGGQQSMLFSATMPEAIRRLAESFMKSPKRVDVAPVASTAEKVTQRVYHVEKDDKLRLLVHTLGEHASHQVLVFSRTKHGADKLVKKLSRDGIEAAAIHGGKSQGARQRVLEDFKQQRTRVLIATDIAARGIDVRGIDLVINFELPNEPESYVHRIGRTARAGSEGLAVSFCDATERDYLQSIEKLIRLTIPVHETHPFAVVPPVRGELRRSQPRSGGGRSPNQVSGGNRPSVQTASRPANRRGGSFGGGGRGRRHTTRSGW